The DNA sequence TGATGGGCCGACTCCATACATCCATCTCAACAACAATGTGCCTTCTGATCCCATGTTTCACACCCTGTGGACGAATATGGCCAGCGCACAGCAAAACGGTGTGCTCCTATTTGCGATGCTCGGCGGAGCGGGAGGCGCATACACCGAATTATTTCAGAATTATTCCACCTTTTATCCGATCCTGAAGCAAATGCTCATCACGTACCGATTCGATGGTGTGGATCTGGACATCGAGGAATTCGTCTCTCCGGCCGACCTACAGATGCTGATCTCGGATCTTCGCAGGGATTTCCCGAGCAACTTCTACATCACGGCGGCTCCGGTTGCCATGGCGCTGAAAACAGGAAGTGATCCGCTTGCAGGTGGTCTGAATTGGTCGCATTTCAAGCAAAACATCGACTGGTTCAATGTACAATTCTACAGCGGGTATGGCTCTCTTTCCTCGACCAGCGATTTCAATGAAATTGTGGCGCAAGGCTACCCTGCCAACCAGATTTTGGGAGGTGCATTGACCAATCCATCCAATGGAGGGGGCTATGTGAACATCTCCCAAGTCATGTATACCCTTCAGGCCTTGGAGACGCAATATGGAAGTATTGGCGGTGCGATGGGCTGGGAATTCTTCAACGCCAACAATAGCGGAGAGCAGCAAGATCCCGTCGGATGGGCTCAGGACATGGCTACCGCTGTCCGAAAGAACCCCTCTTCCAGTCCGGCATAAGCAAACGTTACAAGTATGCTCGGCCCAGCTTCTTCGTGGAGGCTGGGCTTTTTGTGTTGAATCAGGCAGGCTGAATGCTTAGAATATTCGATCTTGAGAGTCGATTCTTAACTCCTGATGCATGATTGCGTTCACTCCTGAAATCCTCCATTCCTTTGACAAAAGTGTCTTATGCTGGCTGGCCACTGCTTCCGCTGACGGGCAACCCAATGTTTCACCCAAGGAGATCTTCCTGCCGGATGGAGACCGGCATGTCCTCATCGCCAATATCGCCTCCCCGCAATCCGTCCGGAATATCCGAGAACATCCTTCGGTGTGCGTGAGCTTCGTCGATATTTGGGTGCAGAAGGGCTATCAACTGAAAGGCGTGGCGGAGATCTTGGATCATCGTCACGCCGACTATGCACGCTGCAAAGAGAAACTGGAGACGCTGACTGGCGGGAATTTTCCCTTCCACACCCTTACCCGAATCGAGGTGCTAGACATCAGGCCTATCATCGCGCCCCGATATCGCCTATTTCCAGAGACGACCGAGGCGGAGCAGATCGCTTCTGCCCGGCGAGCCTATGGGGTAGATTAGCCTATTTGGATGTGCGGCTGTTTGCGGCGGCGTGAAGGCTCCGGAGTGGCCGCCCTTAGGCGGAGTCCCCGATCAGGGGGCGGCGATCTATCGCCCTCTGATCGGAGGACCGAGTGCCAACGAGCACGTAGGAGCCTGACCCAGCGTCGATCCTGTCAAGTAGGAATCAATGATCCTAAACGCTGGGGCACGCCCAACCCATCCAGAAAGCTCATATCTGCCCTTATCCCTAGCGAAACTCTCGATGAAATGCCTATTTTTGCGCCAATAGATGGAATCTCCGAACCACGGACATTCTCAAATTGGCAACTGGCAATATTCATGGACGGAAAAGTCATCGGTGTAGGATTTCAGAAAACAGGGACTTCCTCCCTGCGGGAAGCACTCAAGATCTTGGGCTATCGGGTGAAGGATACGACCCCCAAAGCCTTGATTCCGATTTTGAAGGGAGATTATCCACGTGTCTTGAAGCTGATCGAAGGCTATGATGCGCTAGAGGATACGCCGTGGTATTACATCTATCAGGAGTTGGATGCGCATATTCCCGGCTCCAAGTTTATCCTCACGATCCGCGATGAAGCCAGCTGGTACAAAAGCGTAGCAAGACACATCGGCGATCTGCGGGCCGCCCATCACGAGTGGATTTATGGGCGCGGCAAGGGGCTTCCCAAGGACGACGAGGCCAATACGCGGCGAGTTTATAGCACGCACAATCGGGAGGTGATCGAGTATTTCAAGGATCGTCCGGATGATCTGTTGGTGCTGGATTTCACCCAAGGCGATGGCTGGGAGCAACTTTGCCCGTTTTTGGGGCTTGAAATTCCCGATGTTCCCTTTCCGCATTACAACAAGACTGCAGGCAAAAAACCTCAAAAACGAGGCCTGCTCAAGCGATTCAAGTTTTTCCGGAAACGCGTCAAAAATGCCACCAAGATCTGGTACATCGACTGGCGCGGGTACTGGTAGGGGCTGATTTTTGGGGCTATGAATTCCAAATATCGGTTTAGGGATTCCTTTGTGAGTGCCTTGGTATTCCCGTTGAGAAAGTATTTTGATCTCGGTAGGAACAATTCCGGTACTTTGTGGTTATTGGGTTTTATGAATGATTTTCAGTGTGTGCTGTGAATCGACAGGAATTGGATCTAACCTCGACATACCTTCATGGATTTTTCCCTCCGGAATATCTGGACTCAGGCAAGTGCCAATAAACTTCGCGTTTCGATTATTGCCAGTACTGTTTTTCATGTCAGTGGAGCCATAGGGATGGCCACGCCATTTCGGGACTGGTTTCTACAGTTTACCCCCTTGGTGTTGATCCTCTCAACGGCCTTTTTGGTTTGGAACGCCTCCGAATTGCCTAAGCGACTCATTGTATTGTTTTTCGCTGTATTTGCGATGGGATTTCTGGCAGAGACGATCGGGGTTCAGACGGGCCTTTTGTTTGGGAATTATCACTACGGCGAGAGTTTTGGTCCCAAGGTTTTTGGGGTTCCGTTGGCCATAGGGATGAACTGGGCAGCGTTGTGCATTGCATCTGCATGGGTCATCTCGCAAGTTCGGATCGCCAAGATCTGGCAGATTTTGATCGGCGGCTTCCTCCCCGTCTTCATCGATTTCTTCATGGAGGGACTATGTGCAGATTTGGACTTCTGGTACTGGCAAGACGGCATCATCCCTGCTTCCAACTACCTGACTTGGTATGCCTTCAGCGTATTATTCGTGTGGATGTTCCTACGCGGAATCCGAGGTACCACTCATTCATTCGCCCCCTATTTTCTGGGGATACAGTGGGCATTCTTTGCGGTATTGAATCTGATCATCACCTAATCCCATGACATACGACTACCTGATTGCAGGAGCTGGCGCAGCAGGGCTGAGTTTGTTGACCTATCTACTCGAAGAACCTGCACTGGCCGACAAGCAGATCTTGCTGATTGACAGAGATCAGAAAAGGACCAATGACCGGACCTGGTGCTTTTGGCAGGAAGCAGATGGACCCTTCGAATCCGTCGTGCTACGCAAGTGGGATCATCTGTATTTCCATTCTCCCAAAATGGATAAACTGATGAATATCTCCCCTTATTCCTACAAGATGATCAGGGGGCTGGATTTCTACGCGTACTGTTTCGAGCTGATTGCCGATCATCCCAATGTCACCTTCATTCAAGATGAAATTCGGTCCATGGAGGACAATCGGGTCATCTGCGAGAACGGGACTTATGAGGCGAGGCTGATCTTCAATAGTGCCCAATACAAAATCAATCCCAAGCCTCACCAGCATTTCCTCAAGCAGCATTTTAAGGGATGGTTCCTCAAGACGGAGAAGCCCAGTTTTGTAGTCGATGAGCCAGTTTTGATGGATTTTCGGGTCAAGCAAGTCGATGGGTGCAGCTTTGTGTATGTACTTCCCTTGAGCGAAACTGAGGCGTTGGTGGAGTACACCTTGTTTAGCCCTACTGTCCTCGAACAGCCTGTGTATGACGATCTGCTTCGAGACTATATTGATCAATATCTGCAATTGGAGGAATACACAATTGAAGAAGAGGAATTCGGGGTGATCCCCATGACGAATGCGCACCTTCCCATGCGCAAGGGGGCTCACATCGTCAATATCGGCACAGCAGGAGGGTATTCGAAGCCATCGACTGGATACACCTTCACCTTCATTCAGAAATTTGTCCAGACGATCGTTCAAAATCTAGCTACGGGCCATGATCCGCTCTTTGGATTGGAAGGAAGCCGTGCCAAGTATCACTTCTACGATTCGGTCCTCCTCAGGGTATTGAAGGAGCGAGAGCTTGAGGCATGGCGGGTATTTGATGCAATGTTTGCCAATCTTCCAGAGTGGATGGTGTTGCGTTTTTTGGATGAGGATACGCATTTCGGGCAGGAAATTCTGGTCATGAATTCCGTTCCGCTCTGGACGTTTCTCAAGGCTGCGCTTACCGAATTACCTACCGCGCTTTTTGCTGAAAGGTCTTAGCGGTGCCAACGCGACCGTAAAAAATCTGCTTCGTTTTTTGAGATAGGCGGAATGAATCCTATTTTCCGGCCATTCGAAATGATGGAGCAGATTCAGATCATGACCAACGAGACATTTGGGGCCCACTTTTTTCATACCGAGACGCCAGCCGTGTATGAAAGCGGGGATGAGCAATTGTATTTTTTTCAGGCGTATATCGGCGATCACGAATTACAGGTATCACGAGGAGACAGTGTCTACTGGTTTGAGGAAGATTTGAAATCCGTCCGGGTAGCTCGCGGGCCTATTCAGATCCATACCAAGCACTTGGCTACGGTGGTCCGTGGGTACATGCATCCACCCGCACAGATCTCACTTTCTGGAGTCACCACCCTTCCCTACGTCAATGGCTGTTCCACTAAGCAGCTATTTCCTCCGCTGAGATTGGGCGATCCGACCCTCCAATACCTGCATATGCCTCCGTTTAGCAAAGAGCAGGAGCACCATATCCATAGTACATTCCGGGTGGTATTGATCACGCAAGGTACGGGCAAAAGTATCGTCGGCTTGGATGATCACCATGTCACCACAGATCTGATCCCGGGATCGGTGTGTATTTTGGAACCCATGTGTCCTCACCATTTCGAAACTCCCACAGAACAACCCTTGGTGGCCGTGCCGCTACACGTCTTTTCCTCGGTGGGGCCTCAGGAGCGAAATCATCCCATGTTTAACGGAACAATCCGCATATAGCTATGATGTCAGAAGAATCATTCGAAGCCATCCTTGAAGACTTCGTGGAAGCATTCAATGTCATGTGCAAAACTCAACGCCGAGACTTCTTGGTGCGGGAGAAAGTCGTGGATACTGAGACCGGACCTGAGGTTATCAGGCGAAAGGTCACTTATCGAGTCCGCAAATCCTTTGGCAAATGGCAGGTAGAAGCGGTAACCAAAGGATTCTGGATCTTTCGGCGAAAATATCCCCTGCTCAAGTTTGCCCGGGAAGAGGATGTCACCGAGATTTGGGGCCTTTATGCCAAGGAACTAGGCAAGGTACATGATGATGATTTAGCCGAAGCTCTTCGTGGCTATCAGGAAAAATGCCGAAAACTCCCCCACAATGCCTTTGTTCGATCCTAACGCACCCGTCTATTACCTCAATAAGCGCCAAGTTCACGGCTTCGGGGGAAAGCTCAAGCTGAATCGGATCTACCGCAAGGCTTGTCAGTTTTTCGGGGCAACGTTGATCGATCGGACGGGAACGTTGACTGCGGGAGTGAATTACCAGATTATTGATCCAATTCCTGCGTATTTGGAGGAAACTCCTCGTTTTGGGGAAATCGCCCACCTTCGGGCCCGAGGAATCGTGGATGCTACAGGTG is a window from the Pontibacter sp. G13 genome containing:
- a CDS encoding glycosyl hydrolase family 18 protein — translated: MPTPTSNRVVVYLQDQSQNGLLPQCYQNLTAINLSSFHFGFDGPTPYIHLNNNVPSDPMFHTLWTNMASAQQNGVLLFAMLGGAGGAYTELFQNYSTFYPILKQMLITYRFDGVDLDIEEFVSPADLQMLISDLRRDFPSNFYITAAPVAMALKTGSDPLAGGLNWSHFKQNIDWFNVQFYSGYGSLSSTSDFNEIVAQGYPANQILGGALTNPSNGGGYVNISQVMYTLQALETQYGSIGGAMGWEFFNANNSGEQQDPVGWAQDMATAVRKNPSSSPA
- a CDS encoding pyridoxamine 5'-phosphate oxidase family protein, giving the protein MIAFTPEILHSFDKSVLCWLATASADGQPNVSPKEIFLPDGDRHVLIANIASPQSVRNIREHPSVCVSFVDIWVQKGYQLKGVAEILDHRHADYARCKEKLETLTGGNFPFHTLTRIEVLDIRPIIAPRYRLFPETTEAEQIASARRAYGVD
- a CDS encoding sulfotransferase, coding for MPIFAPIDGISEPRTFSNWQLAIFMDGKVIGVGFQKTGTSSLREALKILGYRVKDTTPKALIPILKGDYPRVLKLIEGYDALEDTPWYYIYQELDAHIPGSKFILTIRDEASWYKSVARHIGDLRAAHHEWIYGRGKGLPKDDEANTRRVYSTHNREVIEYFKDRPDDLLVLDFTQGDGWEQLCPFLGLEIPDVPFPHYNKTAGKKPQKRGLLKRFKFFRKRVKNATKIWYIDWRGYW
- a CDS encoding carotenoid biosynthesis protein, which codes for MDFSLRNIWTQASANKLRVSIIASTVFHVSGAIGMATPFRDWFLQFTPLVLILSTAFLVWNASELPKRLIVLFFAVFAMGFLAETIGVQTGLLFGNYHYGESFGPKVFGVPLAIGMNWAALCIASAWVISQVRIAKIWQILIGGFLPVFIDFFMEGLCADLDFWYWQDGIIPASNYLTWYAFSVLFVWMFLRGIRGTTHSFAPYFLGIQWAFFAVLNLIIT
- a CDS encoding lycopene cyclase family protein — protein: MTYDYLIAGAGAAGLSLLTYLLEEPALADKQILLIDRDQKRTNDRTWCFWQEADGPFESVVLRKWDHLYFHSPKMDKLMNISPYSYKMIRGLDFYAYCFELIADHPNVTFIQDEIRSMEDNRVICENGTYEARLIFNSAQYKINPKPHQHFLKQHFKGWFLKTEKPSFVVDEPVLMDFRVKQVDGCSFVYVLPLSETEALVEYTLFSPTVLEQPVYDDLLRDYIDQYLQLEEYTIEEEEFGVIPMTNAHLPMRKGAHIVNIGTAGGYSKPSTGYTFTFIQKFVQTIVQNLATGHDPLFGLEGSRAKYHFYDSVLLRVLKERELEAWRVFDAMFANLPEWMVLRFLDEDTHFGQEILVMNSVPLWTFLKAALTELPTALFAERS
- a CDS encoding AraC family ligand binding domain-containing protein gives rise to the protein MNPIFRPFEMMEQIQIMTNETFGAHFFHTETPAVYESGDEQLYFFQAYIGDHELQVSRGDSVYWFEEDLKSVRVARGPIQIHTKHLATVVRGYMHPPAQISLSGVTTLPYVNGCSTKQLFPPLRLGDPTLQYLHMPPFSKEQEHHIHSTFRVVLITQGTGKSIVGLDDHHVTTDLIPGSVCILEPMCPHHFETPTEQPLVAVPLHVFSSVGPQERNHPMFNGTIRI